The following nucleotide sequence is from Phycisphaera sp..
GCTTGCGTGTTCCGGCCTCCGAGCCGGGGCGGCCGCGTCCGGTAACAGCGGCAGCTTGCCCCTCCGGCGCAGACGGCCGCGGGATGGCTGGGCGCACTGGCCCGTTCGCGGCAGCCTGCCGATGGATCCGTTGAATTCGCTTTCATCCTGTCCCTTGCTTGGGCGCACCCCGGGAGCCGCACCTTGACCGCAACGACCATCGTCGACGGACCGACCGCCACGCGAGAGGTGTGCGCGAGCGTGCTCGTGATAACCCCCAAGGGCCCGAGCGTGACCGAGGCCGACACATCGGGCCTGATCGCCGAGACCGCAAGCGACATCGCCCAGGCACGCGGCCGCGTGCTGATGGACATGGCTCGGGTCGAGTACATGTCCAGCGCGGGCATCTCGATGCTGGTCGCGCTACGAGAATCCTGCTCGCAGGCCGGCGGCTCGCTCACGCTGAGCGGCCTGGCCAGCCCGATCGCCACCGTGCTCAAGACCACGCGGGTCGATCGGTTGTTCACGATCGCCAAGAGCCGCGAGAAGGCGCTCAACAAGTTGGGCAAGCAAGCGGCCTAGCGGCGGCCTGAGATGCGCCCGCCCATGCGCTTGGGCGGCAGCTTGGTCGGCACGACGCCACCGGGGAACTTGTTCTCATCGCCACCCTTGGGCAGCACCTTGCCCTGGCGTTCGAGCGTGCGCTGCTTGGAGCGTTCCTCTCGGGCGGCTTCTTGCTCGCGCCGCTCGCGCACGCCGGCGGGCTCGGGCCCGGGCTTGAAGTCTGGATAGTCCATGTAGGGGATGTGGGTGTTGATGCGCGTCTCGATCTCGGTGAGCAACGCGCCCTGCTCGGGGGTCACCAGGCTCCACGCGATGCCGCCGCGCCCGGCACGCGCGGTGCGGCCGATGCGGTGGATGTAGAGGTCGGGGTCTTCGGGCAGATCGTAGTTGATAACGTGGCTGATGCCTTCGACATCGATGCCGCGGCTGGCCAGGTCGCTGGCGATGAGCACGCCAAGTTCGCCCGTGCGCAGCCGGCCCATGACGCTGTTGCGTTTGCTCTGGCGCATGTCGCCGTGGATGGCGACGGCGTCGATGCCCTTGTCGCGCAGCAGCTTCTCGAGGTCGTCCACAACGCGCTTGAGGCGACAGAACACCACCGTGAGGGCGGGCTCTTCGTGGGTCAACAGATGCACGAGCAGACGCTTCTTATCCCAAGGCTGCACGGTCATGTAGTGCTGCTCGACCACGCTGACGGTGAGCGAGCCGGCCGAGGCGACCAGCTTCTCGGGGTTGTTCATGTACTGCCGGGCGAGCTTCTCGATCTCCTCGGTCAGCGTGGCCGAGACGAAGATGGTCTGGCGGTCCTTGGGGCACGCGCTCATGATCCGGCGGATGTCCTCACGGAAGCCGATGTCGAGCATGCGGTCGACCTCGTCGAGGATGGCCACCTGGATCTTGTCGAAGCGCAGATAACCGCGGCGTTCCATGTCCATCACGCGGCCGGGCGTGCCGACGATGATCTCGGGCTTCTGGGCCAGCTTGCGGGCCTGCTTCTCGATGGGGTCGCCGCCGTAGATGGCCACGACCTTGAGGTCGCTGTGCTTGCCCAGGGTCTGGAGCTCGCTGGTGATCTGCAGCGCCAGCTCGCGCGTCGGCGCGAGCACGAGGCCCGCGAACGCGTCGCCCGGGTCGATCAGCGACAGCAGCGGCAGACCAAAGGCGGCGGTCTTGCCCGTGCCGGTCTTGGCCTGGCCCAGCACGTCCTTGCCCGTGAGGGCGACGGGGATGAGCATCGCCTGGATCATCGTCGGGTTGACGAAGCCCTCGTCGTCGACGCCCTCGAGCACGTCCTCGACCAGGTCGAAGTCGTCGAAGGTGATGGTGGTGTCGAAGATGGTCTCGTCGCGCTCGGGCTTTGGGGCACCCTTGCCGGCGGCGTTGGAAGTCTTCTTCGCTGGGCGGCCCTGGGGCGCATCCGCGCGCGGCTTGCCCTTTGCGGTCGAGGTCTTGGCGGTCTTCTTCTTGGTTGTCTTCTTGGACGGGGGCAGGGTGGAATCCTCTCCGGCTTGGTCCCCATGGTCCGTTGCCGGTGGGCCCTGCCGAGTGTTGCTCGTGGTGCCGTTGGCCCGGGCGAAAGAAAAATCGCCCGGAGCCTCGGGCCGTCTTGAGCTGCCCGGGAGCGAATGCTCGCGGAAACAGCCGGTTCGTTGCGATGCGTTCGGGGCTCGATGCGGCGCGCGAACCGGTAGTCGCGCCCGAGCCGGGGGCTTGCGGGCTTAGCGGGCCGTGATGGCCTTGACCTTGGTGCGGGTGACCTTGCTGCGGCCGGCGGCCTTGGCGGGCGCCTTGCGCGTGGTCTTCTTGGTGGTCTTCTTCTTCGTTGTCTTCTTGCCGACCTTGGCGGCCGGTGCCGGCTTCTTGGTCGTCTTCTTCGACGTTTTCTTGGTGGTTTTCTTCGAGGCGGCGCTCGCGCCGGCCTTCTTGGTCGTCTTCTTGGCCATTGGTGTCCTCTACGCGGCGTGGGCCGCGGGCACGGTTCGCCCTCACTCTAAGGGCCTCTATGTTAGCCCCAGCCCACCGGCGTGTTAGCCCACGGGCCGCTGGAAGAACATGGAGCCGAAGGTGTACTGGGCCTCGGGGTGCTTGCGATTGAGCGCGTAGCGGTCGCCGGTGTCGATGAAATCACCCCCAACCAGCGGCAAGCCGATGAGGTCGCCCAGCTTGTGCGCGTCTGCCATCGTCCGCATCGGGGCCTCCATGGGGCCGTGCTCGCCGAAGTCGAACGTGATGCACAGCATGCCGCCGGGCCTCACCAGCTTGCCCATCCGGCTGGCCACACGCTCCTGCTCGGGCGGCAGGATGTGCTCGATCACGCTGAAGCAGTAGACCCGGTCGAACCCGGCCTCGGGGGCACCGAGGTCGGCCGCGGAGGGGTCCTCCTGCCCAAGATTGGTCGTGCGGCAGTCCAGGTCGAGGTCCTGCCGCTTGGCGGCATCCATGCTCTGCTGGGTCATGGTGGGGTCGATGTCCAGGCACACGACGCGGTCGCCCAGGCTGCCAAGGTACAGGATGGGCAGGGTCATGGCACCGCCGACGTCGAGCGAGTGCAGCTTCTGGCCCGGCTCTCGCGTTGGGCGGCTGGCCCCGGTCAACGCCAACCCCCGGCTGTACTCCCACATCTTGTGGGGGCGTACGTACCACCGCTTCTTGACCGCACCGTTCACGCCCAGCGGCTCGCCCTTGCAGCGCCAGCGGATGGTCCAGCGCTTCATGTCGGCCACGGTGGGGGCCACGCGCGTGTCCTTGGCGTCGTCGAACTCGAGCGTCTTGTTGACGCGGTCCAGGTCTATCGCTGGCGGGGCTTGGGTCACTCGTGCTCGCTCCTGATCCATCCGGTCACTTTGCCTGTTGGTCCTGTTGCTGCTGTCGGCCCTCTTGGTCCTTCAACTCCAGTAGGCAGACGTACTTCATCAGGGTATAAGCCGCCATCGCGCCGGCGGCGGCCCAGCCCCGGGTGCCATCCTTGTAGCCCCGCCGGAAGATGGCCTGCCGGACGAACGACGTGATCGGGGAGGTGATGAGTTTGGCTGGCCCTACCCGATGGCCGGCCCCATGCAGGCTCTGTGCCATGAGGTGGGCGTGGCCGACGTGCTTGCTCAGGAGTTCCGGGAAGCTGGAGAAACTGTCGTGCCGGAGGTCCCCAGGCAGATCGGCGGTTGGTTCGGGGGGGGCGATTGGCTTGAGCTCGTCATGGGGGTCGAGCCCCTGCCAGTGGAAGCGTTCTCGGCGGACCAGCCGGACACGCCACTCGGGCTGCCACATGTACTCGAAGAATCGTCCACCATAGAACACCCGACGGTTCACCCGGTAGTTGGTGGGCCCGGCGTCGCCTTCCAGGTCGAGGGCTTCGATGGCCCCACGAAGCGTGGGTTCGAGAGACTCGTCGCTGTCGAGCGACAGCACCCAGGGCTGGGCGCACTGTTCGAGCGCATATTGCTTCGTCTTGACGTAGCCCAGCCACCCCGTCTCGACGATCCGGGCCCCGTGCTGCCGCAGGATGTCGAGGGTGCCATCGGTCGAGCCAGAATCCACCGCGACGATCTCCTGTCCCAGCCCGCGCACGCTCTCCAGGGTCCGGCCGATCGTGGCGGCGTTGTCCTTGCAGATGATGGCCACCGAGAGCGGCTGGGGGAGCGTGGGCATCGGTATCCTCGGGGCGTCCGTTGCACGGAGCGGCCCGCGTGGAGGGGGCAAATCGAAGATCCGGCGGCCGGAAACGGCCCGAACGTACACTAGGGCCCGATGGCCGAGCCTCCCAGCTTCACCGCCCGCCGGCACAGCGCCCAGGCCGATGGCCCGGCGTGGGCCGATGCGCTGGCCCGGGAGCCCTGGGCCGAGACCGCCGTCCTGCTGAAAGAAGACGGAGGCGTCCGCGTACTGGCCGCCTCGTTGCGGGGGCAGGATGTCATCCTGAAGTTTTATAGGTACAGGGGCCTGCTCAGCCGTGCCCGCGCTCGGCTGGGCGTGGCCCCGGGCGATCGCCACTGGGCCGGGGCGGCCCTGCTGGCGGCCGAGGGCATCCCAGCGGCCCCGATGCTCGCGCTACTCAACCGCCGCGACGGCACCAAGCGGGAAGACTGCCTGATCATGGGCCGGCTCAAGG
It contains:
- a CDS encoding STAS domain-containing protein produces the protein MTATTIVDGPTATREVCASVLVITPKGPSVTEADTSGLIAETASDIAQARGRVLMDMARVEYMSSAGISMLVALRESCSQAGGSLTLSGLASPIATVLKTTRVDRLFTIAKSREKALNKLGKQAA
- a CDS encoding DEAD/DEAH box helicase translates to MLEGVDDEGFVNPTMIQAMLIPVALTGKDVLGQAKTGTGKTAAFGLPLLSLIDPGDAFAGLVLAPTRELALQITSELQTLGKHSDLKVVAIYGGDPIEKQARKLAQKPEIIVGTPGRVMDMERRGYLRFDKIQVAILDEVDRMLDIGFREDIRRIMSACPKDRQTIFVSATLTEEIEKLARQYMNNPEKLVASAGSLTVSVVEQHYMTVQPWDKKRLLVHLLTHEEPALTVVFCRLKRVVDDLEKLLRDKGIDAVAIHGDMRQSKRNSVMGRLRTGELGVLIASDLASRGIDVEGISHVINYDLPEDPDLYIHRIGRTARAGRGGIAWSLVTPEQGALLTEIETRINTHIPYMDYPDFKPGPEPAGVRERREQEAAREERSKQRTLERQGKVLPKGGDENKFPGGVVPTKLPPKRMGGRISGRR
- a CDS encoding class I SAM-dependent methyltransferase; protein product: MTQAPPAIDLDRVNKTLEFDDAKDTRVAPTVADMKRWTIRWRCKGEPLGVNGAVKKRWYVRPHKMWEYSRGLALTGASRPTREPGQKLHSLDVGGAMTLPILYLGSLGDRVVCLDIDPTMTQQSMDAAKRQDLDLDCRTTNLGQEDPSAADLGAPEAGFDRVYCFSVIEHILPPEQERVASRMGKLVRPGGMLCITFDFGEHGPMEAPMRTMADAHKLGDLIGLPLVGGDFIDTGDRYALNRKHPEAQYTFGSMFFQRPVG
- a CDS encoding glycosyltransferase family 2 protein codes for the protein MPTLPQPLSVAIICKDNAATIGRTLESVRGLGQEIVAVDSGSTDGTLDILRQHGARIVETGWLGYVKTKQYALEQCAQPWVLSLDSDESLEPTLRGAIEALDLEGDAGPTNYRVNRRVFYGGRFFEYMWQPEWRVRLVRRERFHWQGLDPHDELKPIAPPEPTADLPGDLRHDSFSSFPELLSKHVGHAHLMAQSLHGAGHRVGPAKLITSPITSFVRQAIFRRGYKDGTRGWAAAGAMAAYTLMKYVCLLELKDQEGRQQQQDQQAK